Proteins found in one Brachypodium distachyon strain Bd21 chromosome 5, Brachypodium_distachyon_v3.0, whole genome shotgun sequence genomic segment:
- the LOC100841697 gene encoding putative cis-zeatin O-glucosyltransferase — MVRGNNQPLDPVAVVAVPFPAQGHLNQLLHLSLLLASRGGLQVHYAAPAQHVRQARARVHGWDEDALLSIRFHELGISSYVSPPPNPTADSPFPSHLMPLFEAFTADARGPLAALLGKLSASCRRVVVVHDRINAFAGEEAARLPNGEAFGLHCLAVSTLVGKMDADHRLMRENGLTFAPIENCATKEFVEYANRARPLAQISPGVGILTNTCRALEGDFIDVVAEDLAADGKKVFAIGPLNPLLHASASKQRPHECLDWLDKQPPASVLYVSFGTTSSLRAEQIEELAAALRGSKQRFIWVLRDADRGDIFAEAGESRHEKLLSEFTKQTQGTGLVITGWAPQLEILAHGATAAFMSHCGWNSTMESLSHGKPILAWPMHCDQPWDAELVCNYLKAGILVRPWEKHSEVITAKAIQEVIEEAMLSDKGMAVQQRARVLGDAVRAAVAPGGSSRKDLDDLIAYMTR; from the coding sequence ATGGTGAGAGGGAACAACCAGCCATTGGATCCGGTCGCCGTCGTGGCGGTGCCGTTCCCGGCGCAGGGCCACCTGAACCAGCTGCTGCACCTGTCGCTGCTGCTCGCGTCCCGCGGGGGGCTGCAAGTGCACTACGCCGCGCCCGCCCAGCATGTCCGCCAGgcccgcgcgcgcgtgcaCGGCTGGGACGAGGACGCGCTACTCTCCATCCGGTTCCACGAGCTCGGCATCTCCTCCTACGTCTCCCCGCCTCCGAACCCCACCGCCGACTCGCCGTTCCCCTCCCACCTCATGCCGCTCTTCGAGGCCTTCACCGCGGACGCGCGCGGCCCGCTCGCGGCTCTCCTCGGCAAGCTCTCCGCTTCCTGCCGCCGCGTGGTCGTGGTGCACGACCGCATCAACGCcttcgccggcgaggaggcggcgcggctgcCCAACGGCGAGGCGTTTGGGCTGCACTGCTTGGCCGTGTCGACGCTCGTCGGCAAGATGGACGCCGACCACAGGCTGATGCGCGAGAACGGCCTCACCTTCGCCCCCATCGAGAACTGTGCGACCAAGGAGTTCGTGGAGTACGCCAACCGGGCCAGACCGCTGGCACAGATCTCGCCCGGCGTAGGCATTCTGACAAACACATGCCGGGCGCTCGAGGGTGATTTCATCGACGTTGTCGCCGAGGACCTGGCCGCAGACGGCAAGAAGGTCTTCGCCATCGGGCCTTTAAACCCGCTGCTCCACGCGAGCGCGTCGAAGCAGCGGCCGCACGAGTGCCTTGATTGGCTCGACAAGCAGCCCCCGGCATCGGTGTTGTACGTGTCCTTCGGCACGACGTCGTCGTTGCGGGCGGAGCAGATTGAAGAGCTCGCAGCAGCACTGCGCGGCAGCAAGCAACGATTCATCtgggtgctgcgcgacgccgaCCGCGGCGACATATTcgcggaggccggcgagagcCGCCACGAGAAGCTGCTGTCGGAGTTCACGAAGCAGACACAAGGGACGGGGCTGGTGATCACCGGGTGGGCGCCGCAGCTGGAGATCCTGGCACACGGCGCCACGGCGGCGTTCATGAGCCACTGCGGCTGGAACTCGACCATGGAGAGCCTGAGCCACGGCAAGCCGATCCTCGCCTGGCCAATGCACTGCGACCAGCCGTGGGACGCGGAGCTGGTGTGCAACTACCTCAAGGCCGGCATCCTCGTGCGTCCATGGGAGAAGCACAGTGAGGTGATTACGGCGAAGGCCATACAGGAAGTCATCGAGGAGGCCATGCTCTCTGACAAAGGAATGGCTGTGCAGCAGCGGGCAAGGGTGCTGGGGGAtgccgtccgcgccgccgtggctcCCGGCGGTTCGTCGCGCAAAGaccttgatgacctcattgctTACATGACAAGGTGA